A stretch of Usitatibacter palustris DNA encodes these proteins:
- a CDS encoding TerC family protein, translating to MAFDDPAFWTALLKIIGVNIVLSGDNAVVIALAARSLPPKQQKLAVFWGSGAAIIMRIILTIFAVALLSLPWLKLIGSVLLLWIGVKLLMPEEHDENINASDNLGAAIKTILIADLVMSLDNVIAVAAAAGDSLTLLILGLGISIPLVIFGSTLLLKLMERWPIIITIGAGLLGFVAGEMAWDDGGIAWFTKDYPGYIKYVAGAIGAIFVVGLGRILAGRSLKAASAVHLESQGAHVAPEAKSDSSTKP from the coding sequence ATGGCCTTTGACGATCCCGCATTCTGGACTGCGCTCCTCAAGATCATCGGCGTGAACATCGTGTTGTCGGGAGACAACGCGGTCGTGATCGCCCTGGCGGCCCGCTCGCTCCCGCCCAAGCAACAGAAGCTTGCCGTGTTCTGGGGCTCGGGCGCGGCGATCATCATGCGGATCATCCTCACGATCTTCGCGGTCGCGCTGCTCTCGCTGCCGTGGCTCAAGCTGATCGGCTCGGTGCTCCTGCTCTGGATCGGCGTGAAGCTGCTCATGCCCGAGGAGCACGACGAGAACATCAACGCGAGCGACAACCTCGGCGCGGCGATCAAGACGATCCTCATCGCCGACCTCGTGATGAGCCTGGACAACGTGATCGCGGTGGCCGCCGCCGCCGGCGACAGCCTCACGCTGCTGATCCTGGGCCTGGGCATCTCGATCCCGCTCGTGATCTTCGGCAGCACGCTGCTGCTCAAGCTGATGGAACGCTGGCCGATCATCATCACGATCGGCGCGGGACTGCTCGGCTTCGTCGCCGGCGAAATGGCCTGGGACGACGGCGGCATCGCCTGGTTCACGAAGGACTATCCGGGCTACATCAAGTATGTGGCGGGCGCGATCGGCGCCATCTTCGTGGTGGGGCTGGGCCGCATCCTCGCGGGCCGCAGCCTCAAGGCCGCCTCCGCGGTGCACCTCGAATCCCAGGGCGCGCACGTGGCGCCCGAAGCCAAGTCCGACAGCTCGACCAAGCCTTAA
- a CDS encoding DUF1269 domain-containing protein, translating to MRLRMYVTLPDTTSAKKLADDLLLARIEDRHMHFLARRGTDLGELHEASYLHKTDTVHGAFVGLVLGGLMGIFFGLFLVYFPPQGGTLQLVTVLITAVVGAFLGAWVSSMVGMQVPNSRLKGFESEIQDGKVLLMLDVPSTRYEDVRAIIQRTHPEAMDRGQEPTVPAFP from the coding sequence ATGAGACTCAGGATGTACGTCACGCTTCCCGACACCACGAGCGCGAAGAAGCTGGCCGACGACCTCCTGCTCGCGCGCATCGAGGACCGCCACATGCACTTCCTCGCGCGCCGCGGCACCGATCTCGGCGAGCTCCACGAAGCCTCCTACCTGCACAAGACCGACACCGTCCACGGCGCGTTCGTGGGCCTGGTCCTCGGCGGGCTGATGGGAATTTTCTTCGGGCTCTTCCTCGTGTACTTCCCGCCGCAGGGCGGCACGCTGCAGCTGGTGACGGTCTTGATCACCGCTGTGGTCGGCGCTTTCCTTGGCGCATGGGTGTCGAGCATGGTGGGCATGCAGGTGCCCAATTCCCGCCTCAAGGGGTTCGAATCCGAGATCCAGGACGGCAAGGTCCTGCTGATGCTCGACGTGCCCTCGACCCGTTACGAGGACGTGCGCGCGATCATCCAGCGCACGCACCCGGAGGCGATGGATCGCGGCCAGGAGCCGACGGTTCCGGCTTTTCCCTAG
- a CDS encoding tripartite tricarboxylate transporter permease: MQEIQSLMGGFVVALSMKNLLLMLAGVSLGVLIGVLPGLGGANGVAILLPLTFSMAQAEGGATSAIILLSCIYWGALFGGAITSILFNIPGEPWSVATTFDGYPMAQKGEAGKALTAAFTSSFIGALVAVIVITFLSPVVARFALKFGPPEFFSVYLLTFCAFVGMAKGSPFKTIAAMMAGFGLAAVGIDTVTGQLRLTFGFMELLKGFDFLIAVIGLFGIGEILLTIEEGLVFKGASARLNARVVVETWKELPKYWKTSLRSSAVGCLMGIVPGGATPASFMAYGVAKRMSPDGDKFGKGQVEGVIAPETAAHAAGTSALLPMITLGVPGSPTAAVLLGGLLIWGLQPGPLLFIEKPDFVWGLIASMYLGNIAGLIVVLTCVPLFAAILRVPFSIIAPVILVICAIGAFTVHNSMFDVWLMLVFGILGYVFKKLDYPLAPMVLALVLGDRAEDSFRQSMLMSQGDLGIFAANGLVGSITTLALLLLFWPFVSQGLALLKKR; the protein is encoded by the coding sequence ATGCAGGAAATCCAATCCTTGATGGGCGGCTTCGTCGTCGCCCTCTCCATGAAGAACCTGCTGTTGATGCTCGCCGGCGTAAGCCTCGGCGTGCTGATCGGCGTGTTGCCGGGGCTCGGCGGCGCCAATGGCGTCGCGATCCTCCTGCCGCTCACGTTCTCGATGGCGCAGGCCGAAGGCGGGGCCACCTCGGCGATCATCCTGCTGTCTTGCATCTACTGGGGCGCGCTCTTCGGCGGCGCCATCACCTCCATCCTCTTCAACATCCCGGGGGAGCCATGGTCGGTAGCAACGACCTTCGATGGCTACCCGATGGCGCAGAAGGGCGAGGCGGGCAAGGCGCTCACGGCCGCCTTCACGTCGTCGTTCATCGGCGCGCTGGTCGCGGTGATCGTCATCACGTTCCTGTCGCCTGTCGTCGCACGCTTCGCGCTGAAGTTCGGGCCACCGGAATTCTTCTCCGTCTACCTGCTCACGTTCTGCGCCTTCGTCGGCATGGCCAAGGGCTCGCCCTTCAAGACCATCGCCGCGATGATGGCGGGCTTCGGCCTCGCCGCCGTGGGCATCGATACCGTGACCGGCCAGTTGCGCCTCACGTTCGGCTTCATGGAGCTGCTCAAGGGCTTCGACTTCCTGATCGCGGTGATCGGCCTCTTCGGCATCGGCGAGATCCTGCTCACCATCGAGGAAGGCCTGGTCTTCAAGGGCGCGAGCGCGAGGCTCAATGCGCGCGTCGTGGTCGAGACGTGGAAGGAACTGCCCAAGTACTGGAAGACGTCGCTGCGCAGCTCCGCGGTCGGTTGCCTGATGGGCATCGTCCCCGGCGGCGCCACGCCGGCTTCGTTCATGGCCTACGGTGTCGCCAAGCGCATGTCGCCCGATGGCGATAAGTTCGGCAAGGGCCAGGTCGAGGGCGTGATCGCTCCCGAAACCGCGGCGCACGCCGCGGGAACTTCCGCCCTGCTGCCGATGATCACGCTGGGCGTGCCCGGCTCGCCCACGGCGGCGGTGCTGCTCGGTGGCCTGCTCATCTGGGGCCTGCAACCGGGGCCGCTGCTCTTCATCGAGAAACCCGACTTCGTCTGGGGCCTCATCGCCTCGATGTACCTGGGCAATATCGCCGGCCTCATCGTCGTGCTCACCTGCGTGCCGCTGTTCGCGGCCATCCTGCGCGTGCCCTTCTCGATCATCGCGCCGGTGATCCTCGTGATCTGCGCGATCGGCGCGTTCACGGTGCACAACTCGATGTTCGACGTCTGGCTGATGCTGGTCTTCGGCATCCTGGGCTATGTCTTCAAGAAGCTCGATTACCCGCTGGCGCCCATGGTGCTCGCACTCGTACTCGGCGATCGCGCGGAGGATTCATTCCGGCAGTCGATGCTGATGTCGCAGGGCGACCTGGGCATCTTCGCGGCCAATGGGCTCGTCGGATCGATCACGACCCTCGCGCTGCTGCTGCTCTTCTGGCCGTTCGTCAGCCAGGGGCTCGCGCTGCTGAAGAAACGCTAG
- a CDS encoding quinone oxidoreductase family protein: MPHAIRFHKTGGPEVLQWEEVAIGDPGPGEVRLDQKAAGLNYLDTYHRSGLYAMPLPSGVGMEGSAVVEAVGVGVTEFKVGDRVAYANGPIGSYSEKKIHPADRLVKLPDAISFEQGASMMLQGLTVRYLLRSLLLVPKSGDTVLVHAAAGGIGLIACQWAKALGINVIGTVSSEEKAKLAKEHGCTHTINYTTEDFHARVMEITGGKKVPIVYDSIGKDTWVKSLDCLQVRGLMVSFGNASGPVDGVNLGILAAKGSLSVVRPTLASFTAKREELVNGAKELFEHVIAGRIKVEPRQQYALKDAAQAHRDIEARKTTGSTILVP; this comes from the coding sequence ATGCCCCACGCAATCCGCTTTCACAAGACCGGTGGACCCGAAGTGCTGCAATGGGAAGAGGTCGCCATCGGCGATCCCGGCCCGGGCGAAGTCCGCCTCGACCAGAAGGCCGCGGGCCTCAATTATCTCGACACCTATCACCGCTCCGGGCTCTACGCGATGCCGCTGCCGTCGGGCGTCGGCATGGAAGGCTCGGCCGTCGTCGAAGCTGTCGGCGTAGGAGTCACCGAGTTCAAGGTGGGCGACCGTGTCGCTTACGCCAACGGACCGATCGGCAGCTACTCGGAAAAGAAGATCCATCCGGCCGACCGCCTGGTGAAGCTTCCGGACGCGATCAGCTTCGAGCAGGGTGCCAGCATGATGCTGCAGGGCCTCACTGTTCGTTACCTGCTGCGCAGCCTGCTGCTGGTACCGAAGAGCGGCGACACCGTGCTCGTGCACGCGGCCGCGGGCGGCATCGGTCTCATCGCATGCCAGTGGGCGAAAGCGCTCGGGATCAACGTGATCGGCACCGTGAGCTCGGAAGAAAAAGCCAAGCTCGCGAAGGAGCACGGCTGCACGCACACGATCAACTACACGACCGAGGATTTCCACGCGCGCGTGATGGAAATCACCGGCGGCAAGAAAGTGCCGATCGTGTACGACTCGATCGGCAAGGACACGTGGGTGAAGTCCCTCGATTGCCTGCAGGTCCGCGGCCTGATGGTGAGCTTCGGCAATGCGTCCGGTCCGGTCGACGGCGTGAACCTCGGCATCCTCGCGGCGAAGGGATCGCTGTCCGTCGTGCGTCCCACGCTCGCGAGCTTCACCGCAAAGCGCGAGGAATTGGTCAACGGCGCCAAGGAACTCTTCGAGCACGTGATCGCCGGCCGCATCAAGGTCGAGCCGCGCCAGCAATACGCGCTGAAGGATGCCGCGCAGGCGCATCGCGATATCGAGGCGCGCAAGACCACCGGCTCCACGATTCTCGTTCCGTAG
- the oxc gene encoding oxalyl-CoA decarboxylase: MATVTQPGITPAPAASPASSGVNAQPQETIDGFHLLIEALKLNGIDTIYGLPGIPITDLTRMLQAEGLRMLSFRHEQNAGYAASIHGFITQTPGICLTVSAPGFLNGLNSLAHATTNCFPMILISGSSEREIVDLQQGDYEEMDQLAIAKPVSKAAYRVLHAEDIGVGIARAIRAAVSGRPGGVYLDLPAKLFAQTMEATAGRATLIKVVDPAPAQIPGADAVKRALDLLKGAKKPLILLGKGAAYAQCDAEIRKLVESTGIPYLPMSMAKGLLPDTHEQCASAARSFVLPEADVVLLIGARLNWLLSHGKGKTWGGNGHKSWGKQKFIQIDISPQEADSNVKIDAPLVGDIASCVAQLQKAVDAGWAKPPKEWTDAVAAKKNGNIAKMAETLAKNPSPMNFHSALNVVRDIIKANPDAMLVNEGANALDFTRSIVDMYKPRKRIDVGTWGIMGVGMGYCVAAAAATKHPVIAIEGDSAFGFSGMEVETICRYNMPVCIVIMNNNGVYKGTDVDPTGRDPAPTVFVKGARYDKIIEAFGGVGVHATTPDELRKAMEEAIKSRKPTLINAVIDETAGTESGRITSLNPNAAKKK, encoded by the coding sequence ATGGCCACCGTCACTCAACCCGGCATCACGCCGGCACCCGCCGCCTCGCCCGCAAGCAGCGGCGTCAATGCTCAGCCCCAGGAAACGATCGACGGTTTCCACCTGCTCATCGAGGCGCTCAAGCTCAACGGCATCGACACGATCTACGGGCTGCCCGGCATCCCGATCACGGATCTCACGCGCATGCTCCAGGCCGAGGGCCTGCGCATGCTGTCGTTCCGCCATGAGCAGAACGCGGGCTATGCGGCGTCCATCCACGGCTTCATCACCCAGACGCCGGGCATCTGCCTCACGGTTTCCGCGCCCGGCTTCCTGAACGGCCTCAATTCGCTCGCCCACGCGACGACCAATTGCTTCCCGATGATCCTCATCTCCGGCTCGTCGGAGCGTGAGATCGTCGATCTCCAGCAGGGCGACTACGAGGAGATGGACCAGCTCGCGATCGCGAAGCCCGTCTCCAAGGCTGCCTACCGCGTCCTGCATGCCGAGGACATCGGCGTGGGCATCGCGCGCGCGATCCGCGCCGCGGTCTCCGGCCGCCCGGGCGGCGTGTACCTCGACCTGCCGGCGAAGTTGTTCGCGCAGACGATGGAAGCCACGGCCGGCCGCGCCACGCTGATCAAGGTCGTCGATCCCGCGCCGGCACAGATTCCCGGCGCTGATGCGGTCAAGCGCGCGCTCGATCTCCTCAAGGGCGCGAAGAAGCCGCTGATCCTCCTCGGCAAGGGTGCCGCCTACGCGCAGTGCGACGCGGAAATCCGCAAGCTCGTCGAATCGACGGGCATCCCGTACCTGCCGATGTCGATGGCCAAGGGCCTGCTGCCCGATACGCACGAGCAGTGCGCATCCGCCGCGCGTTCCTTCGTGCTGCCGGAAGCCGACGTCGTGCTGCTCATCGGCGCGCGCCTGAACTGGCTGCTTTCGCACGGCAAGGGCAAGACCTGGGGCGGCAACGGCCACAAGTCGTGGGGCAAGCAGAAGTTCATCCAGATCGACATCTCGCCGCAGGAAGCCGACAGCAACGTGAAGATCGACGCCCCGCTGGTCGGCGACATCGCCTCGTGCGTCGCGCAGCTGCAGAAGGCCGTCGATGCGGGCTGGGCGAAGCCGCCGAAGGAGTGGACCGACGCCGTCGCCGCGAAGAAGAACGGCAACATCGCGAAGATGGCCGAGACGCTCGCCAAGAATCCCTCGCCGATGAACTTCCACAGCGCGCTCAACGTCGTGCGCGACATCATCAAGGCGAACCCCGACGCGATGCTGGTGAACGAAGGCGCGAACGCGCTCGACTTCACGCGCTCGATCGTGGACATGTACAAGCCCAGGAAGCGCATCGACGTGGGCACCTGGGGAATCATGGGCGTGGGCATGGGCTACTGCGTGGCCGCGGCCGCCGCGACGAAGCACCCGGTGATCGCGATCGAGGGCGACAGCGCCTTCGGCTTCTCGGGCATGGAAGTCGAGACGATCTGCCGCTACAACATGCCGGTGTGCATCGTCATCATGAACAACAACGGCGTGTACAAGGGCACGGACGTCGATCCGACGGGCCGCGACCCCGCGCCTACGGTGTTCGTGAAGGGTGCCCGCTACGACAAGATCATCGAGGCCTTCGGTGGCGTCGGCGTGCATGCCACGACTCCCGACGAGCTGCGCAAGGCAATGGAGGAAGCGATCAAGTCGCGCAAGCCCACGCTCATCAACGCCGTGATCGATGAAACCGCCGGCACCGAAAGCGGCCGCATCACGAGCCTGAACCCGAACGCCGCGAAAAAGAAATAA
- a CDS encoding Crp/Fnr family transcriptional regulator: MTLLVNHPEREVLARRLEQNIVLRRLEGDAFAALEPHLAIIDYRKGDVLLTQGAHDMEQYFVLEGVLKRVVASPEGKEMILRFAKEDDMDTSYAAWKLRTPAPYSIRAVTRARVAKLPLPQWASFMDSYPDLKEDFEYEIMHLMSEVMAHTITLHLLDAPGRVHRFLRKHPELAERVPKKELASYLNLSAETLSRLKHAGKI; the protein is encoded by the coding sequence ATGACTCTTCTCGTCAATCACCCCGAACGCGAAGTCCTCGCCCGGCGCCTGGAGCAGAACATCGTCCTGCGCCGGCTCGAGGGAGACGCGTTCGCGGCCCTCGAACCGCACCTGGCGATCATCGATTACCGCAAGGGCGACGTCCTGCTGACCCAGGGCGCCCACGACATGGAGCAGTACTTCGTCCTCGAAGGCGTCCTCAAGCGCGTTGTCGCGAGCCCCGAGGGCAAGGAAATGATCCTGCGCTTCGCCAAGGAAGACGACATGGACACGAGCTACGCAGCCTGGAAGCTGCGCACGCCCGCGCCCTACTCGATCCGCGCCGTCACTCGCGCGCGCGTGGCGAAGCTTCCCCTGCCGCAATGGGCCTCCTTCATGGACAGCTACCCCGACCTGAAGGAAGACTTCGAGTACGAAATCATGCACCTCATGAGCGAGGTGATGGCCCACACGATCACCCTGCACCTGCTCGACGCGCCCGGACGCGTGCACCGGTTCCTGCGCAAGCACCCGGAGCTCGCCGAGCGCGTCCCGAAGAAGGAACTTGCGTCCTACCTGAACCTCTCGGCCGAGACGCTTTCGCGCCTCAAGCACGCCGGGAAGATCTGA
- a CDS encoding methionyl-tRNA formyltransferase: MRVALIGQQDFGKAVLEALVARGDTVAAVFCAPEKEGAKADPMRTAAQEKGLKLYQFPNLKGPEAVQAMKDANADIGIMAFVLQFAPQEFVSIPKHGTIQYHPSLLPKYRGPSSINWPITKGETKTGLTIFRPTDGLDEGAVILQKETPISENDTLGTVYFDRLFPMGVAAMLEAADLVVAGKHKEVVQDENAASYEGWFRANEAKINWNNHVDYIHNTIRGADPAPGAWTTIAGKKLQLFGSKKHLVRTFGAVKGKIGEVTEVGADSIRITAQGGQVEISKVKPEEGKKVSAAEWAKAAGVGAGTILGT; the protein is encoded by the coding sequence ATGCGCGTCGCACTCATCGGTCAGCAGGATTTCGGCAAAGCAGTCCTTGAAGCTCTCGTCGCCCGTGGCGACACTGTCGCGGCCGTCTTCTGCGCGCCCGAGAAGGAAGGCGCCAAAGCCGACCCGATGCGCACGGCCGCGCAGGAGAAGGGCCTCAAGCTCTACCAGTTCCCGAACCTCAAGGGTCCGGAGGCCGTGCAGGCCATGAAGGACGCCAACGCCGACATCGGCATCATGGCGTTCGTGCTCCAGTTCGCGCCGCAGGAATTCGTGAGCATCCCCAAGCACGGCACGATCCAGTACCACCCTTCGCTGCTGCCGAAGTATCGCGGCCCGTCGTCGATCAACTGGCCCATCACCAAGGGCGAGACGAAGACCGGCCTCACGATCTTCCGTCCCACCGACGGCCTCGACGAAGGCGCGGTGATCCTGCAGAAGGAAACGCCGATCTCCGAGAACGACACGCTGGGCACCGTGTACTTCGATCGCCTCTTCCCGATGGGTGTCGCGGCGATGCTCGAAGCCGCGGACCTCGTCGTCGCGGGCAAGCACAAGGAAGTCGTGCAGGACGAGAACGCCGCGTCCTACGAAGGCTGGTTCCGCGCGAACGAAGCGAAGATCAACTGGAACAACCACGTGGACTACATCCACAACACGATCCGTGGTGCCGATCCCGCACCCGGCGCGTGGACCACGATCGCCGGCAAGAAGCTGCAGCTCTTCGGCTCGAAGAAGCACCTCGTGCGCACGTTCGGCGCGGTGAAGGGCAAGATCGGCGAGGTCACCGAGGTGGGCGCGGACTCGATCCGCATCACCGCGCAGGGCGGCCAGGTCGAAATCAGCAAGGTGAAGCCGGAAGAAGGCAAGAAGGTCTCCGCCGCCGAATGGGCGAAGGCGGCAGGCGTGGGAGCAGGTACCATTCTGGGAACCTGA
- a CDS encoding tripartite tricarboxylate transporter TctB family protein: MEGQQDRAVGSVRAWEAIVAICFLVFGAVIVWDSKRLGSAWGAEGPQAGYFPFYIGMIIVLASIANLISAFRMSREDGGKPFVMRSQLKMVLTVMIPCTIYVALIVNPVYSLGIYLASALFIAFFMRTLGKYGWAKIAVVSIGVVVAFFLMFEIWFKVPLPKGPIEAMLGFL, from the coding sequence ATGGAGGGGCAGCAAGACCGTGCCGTAGGCTCCGTGCGCGCCTGGGAAGCCATCGTGGCAATCTGCTTCCTGGTTTTCGGCGCCGTGATCGTCTGGGATAGCAAGCGCCTGGGTTCCGCGTGGGGCGCCGAAGGACCGCAAGCGGGCTACTTCCCGTTCTACATCGGCATGATCATCGTGCTCGCGTCGATCGCCAATCTCATCTCGGCGTTCCGCATGAGCCGGGAGGACGGCGGCAAGCCGTTCGTGATGCGCAGCCAGCTGAAGATGGTGCTCACGGTGATGATCCCATGCACGATCTACGTCGCGCTGATCGTGAACCCCGTCTACTCGCTGGGCATCTACCTCGCCTCGGCGCTCTTCATCGCGTTTTTCATGCGCACCCTCGGCAAGTACGGCTGGGCAAAGATCGCGGTGGTGTCGATCGGCGTGGTGGTGGCGTTCTTCCTGATGTTCGAAATCTGGTTCAAGGTTCCGCTTCCCAAGGGACCCATCGAAGCCATGCTGGGCTTCCTCTAA
- the frc gene encoding formyl-CoA transferase, whose translation MEALKGVRILDMTHVQAGPTCSQLLAWMGADVIKFEPPQGDATRGQLRDVPNADSLYFTMLNCNKRSITVNMKSNEGKLVFVDLLKTCDIMMENFGPGVLERLGFTWEKIHEINPKIVVGSIKGFGSSGPYSDFKAYENVAQAMGGAMSTTGVPDGPPFVTGAQIGDSGTGLHLAIGLLAALHQANRTGQGQYVEVAMMDGVMNLCRVKFRDHQRLTRQSLAEFSVPTYQNMGDVPRAGNDSGGGQLGNAIHCKPHGANDWLYVVVQEAVWADLAARIGPDVGVPDLATDPRVATIAERRKNQSLVWTLLNKFAEKYTKRELMAILNPIDVPCGPIMSTTDLATDEHVKGRDMWVELDHPQRGKWFNVGMPIKLSASPAKIERSPLLGEHTDDVLKNVLGYDDAKIASLKGAGAFSAPPKKAA comes from the coding sequence ATGGAAGCTCTCAAAGGAGTTCGCATCCTCGACATGACCCACGTGCAGGCCGGGCCGACGTGCTCGCAGCTGCTCGCGTGGATGGGCGCGGATGTCATCAAGTTCGAGCCCCCGCAGGGCGATGCCACGCGCGGCCAGCTGCGCGACGTGCCCAATGCCGACTCGCTCTACTTCACGATGTTGAACTGCAACAAGCGGTCGATCACCGTGAACATGAAGAGCAACGAGGGCAAGCTGGTCTTCGTGGATCTGCTGAAGACGTGCGACATCATGATGGAGAACTTCGGCCCGGGCGTGCTCGAGCGCCTCGGCTTCACGTGGGAAAAGATCCACGAGATCAACCCGAAGATCGTCGTGGGTTCGATCAAGGGCTTCGGTTCGTCGGGCCCGTACTCGGATTTCAAGGCGTACGAAAACGTCGCGCAGGCCATGGGCGGGGCCATGAGCACTACGGGGGTGCCTGATGGACCACCCTTCGTGACCGGCGCGCAGATCGGCGATTCGGGCACGGGCCTGCACCTGGCCATCGGTCTCCTCGCCGCACTCCACCAGGCCAATCGCACCGGCCAGGGCCAGTACGTGGAAGTGGCGATGATGGACGGCGTGATGAACCTTTGCCGCGTGAAGTTCCGCGATCACCAGCGTCTCACGCGCCAGTCACTCGCCGAGTTCTCGGTGCCCACGTACCAGAACATGGGTGACGTGCCGCGCGCCGGCAACGATTCCGGCGGTGGCCAGCTCGGCAACGCCATCCATTGCAAGCCGCACGGCGCCAACGACTGGCTGTACGTCGTCGTGCAGGAAGCCGTCTGGGCGGATCTCGCCGCGCGCATCGGACCGGATGTCGGCGTTCCCGACCTCGCGACCGATCCGCGTGTCGCGACCATCGCCGAGCGCCGCAAGAACCAGTCGCTCGTGTGGACGCTGCTCAACAAGTTCGCCGAGAAGTACACGAAGCGCGAGCTGATGGCGATCCTCAACCCCATCGACGTGCCGTGCGGTCCGATCATGTCCACGACGGATCTTGCGACCGACGAGCACGTGAAGGGCCGCGACATGTGGGTCGAGCTCGACCACCCGCAGCGCGGCAAGTGGTTCAACGTGGGCATGCCGATCAAGCTGTCGGCCTCGCCCGCGAAGATCGAGCGCAGCCCGCTGCTGGGCGAGCACACCGACGATGTCCTCAAGAACGTCCTCGGCTACGACGACGCGAAGATCGCTTCGCTGAAGGGCGCTGGCGCTTTCTCCGCGCCTCCCAAGAAAGCTGCGTAA
- a CDS encoding Bug family tripartite tricarboxylate transporter substrate binding protein, with protein MKANQRIFSRTRIAALIGCALTALSAPAFAWEPSKTVEFIVPAGTGGGADQMARLIQGIVTKEKLMKQPMVVLNKGGGAGAEGFLDVKGAKGDPHKIIITLSNLFTTPLATGVPFGWKDLTPVRMMALDQFVLWVNSETPYKTAKDYVAAVKAGGNNKFKMGGTGSKQEDQIITVALEKQTGAKFTYVPFKGGGEVATQLVGKHIDSSVNNPIEAVAQWRAGNLRPLCVFDDTRMPYKEKVTKEMSWNDIPTCKESGVNTDYVMLRGIFMAGGVTAEQVKFYVDMMEKVRATPEWKKFMEDGAFNQTAITGKEYGDWVAKAETLHYGLMKEAGFLAPGK; from the coding sequence ATGAAAGCGAACCAGCGCATTTTCAGCAGGACCCGCATTGCCGCACTCATTGGCTGTGCGCTCACCGCACTTTCCGCTCCCGCGTTCGCGTGGGAACCGTCAAAGACCGTCGAATTCATCGTGCCCGCGGGCACGGGCGGTGGAGCTGACCAGATGGCACGCCTGATCCAGGGCATCGTCACGAAGGAAAAGCTCATGAAGCAGCCCATGGTCGTGCTCAACAAGGGCGGCGGCGCAGGGGCTGAAGGCTTCCTCGACGTGAAGGGCGCGAAGGGCGATCCGCACAAGATCATCATCACGCTGTCGAACCTGTTCACGACGCCGCTCGCCACCGGCGTGCCCTTCGGCTGGAAGGACCTCACGCCGGTACGGATGATGGCCCTCGACCAGTTCGTGCTGTGGGTCAACTCCGAGACGCCGTACAAGACCGCGAAGGATTACGTCGCGGCCGTGAAGGCGGGCGGCAACAACAAGTTCAAGATGGGCGGCACCGGCTCCAAGCAGGAGGACCAGATCATCACCGTGGCCCTCGAGAAGCAGACCGGCGCGAAGTTCACGTACGTGCCCTTCAAGGGCGGTGGCGAAGTCGCAACACAGCTCGTCGGCAAGCACATCGACTCGTCGGTGAACAACCCGATCGAGGCGGTGGCCCAGTGGCGCGCCGGCAACCTGCGCCCGCTGTGCGTCTTCGACGACACGCGCATGCCCTACAAGGAGAAGGTCACGAAGGAAATGTCGTGGAACGACATCCCGACGTGCAAGGAATCCGGCGTCAACACGGACTACGTCATGCTGCGCGGCATCTTCATGGCCGGCGGCGTGACCGCCGAGCAAGTGAAGTTCTACGTCGACATGATGGAGAAGGTCCGCGCGACGCCCGAGTGGAAGAAGTTCATGGAAGACGGCGCCTTCAACCAGACGGCGATCACGGGCAAGGAGTACGGCGACTGGGTCGCGAAGGCCGAGACGCTGCACTACGGCCTGATGAAGGAAGCGGGTTTCCTCGCTCCCGGCAAGTAA
- a CDS encoding DUF1499 domain-containing protein, with protein sequence MRWVRRVLVVLAALGATLAVVAIVGAQMGLFSGSRPDNLGLREGKLRNGDWRPNWVSSQAASGDKHFIAPLRVAGAAPAVWAKLESVVRAMPGATVVTSRPDYLHVEFSSKTMGFVDDTEFTPDPAGGAIHVRSGARLGVRDFDVNRKRVEGLREALSR encoded by the coding sequence ATGCGCTGGGTCCGGCGTGTCCTGGTCGTGCTCGCCGCGCTCGGCGCTACACTGGCCGTGGTCGCAATCGTGGGAGCGCAGATGGGACTCTTCTCGGGAAGCCGGCCGGACAACCTCGGGCTTCGTGAAGGCAAGCTGCGCAACGGCGACTGGCGCCCGAACTGGGTGTCGTCGCAGGCCGCTTCCGGCGACAAGCATTTCATCGCACCGTTGCGAGTGGCCGGTGCCGCACCGGCCGTGTGGGCGAAACTCGAATCCGTGGTGCGCGCCATGCCCGGCGCGACGGTGGTCACGAGCCGCCCCGACTACCTGCACGTCGAGTTTTCCTCGAAGACGATGGGGTTCGTGGACGACACCGAGTTCACGCCCGATCCCGCGGGCGGCGCGATCCACGTGCGTTCGGGCGCGCGGCTGGGCGTGCGCGATTTCGACGTGAATCGCAAGCGCGTGGAAGGCCTCCGGGAAGCCCTCTCGCGCTGA